The Geomonas ferrireducens genome includes a window with the following:
- a CDS encoding ACT domain-containing protein, with protein sequence MHVEQISIFIENKFGRLAEVTRILGDAGVNIRTLSLADTSDFGILRLIVNDTEKARTVLKERGFTVSKTEVVAVEIPDRPGGLADILQVLDADGINVEYMYAFVERCGENAVMIFRFDETQKAITTLTSKNFNVLPGNRLYSM encoded by the coding sequence ATGCACGTAGAACAGATCTCCATATTCATCGAAAACAAGTTCGGACGTCTGGCGGAAGTGACCCGCATCCTCGGCGATGCCGGGGTTAACATCCGCACCCTTTCCTTGGCGGACACCTCCGACTTCGGGATCCTGCGCCTCATCGTGAACGATACGGAGAAGGCGAGGACCGTGCTCAAGGAGCGCGGCTTCACCGTCAGCAAGACCGAGGTCGTTGCCGTCGAGATCCCGGACCGTCCCGGCGGACTCGCCGACATCCTCCAGGTGCTTGACGCCGACGGGATCAACGTCGAGTACATGTACGCGTTCGTTGAGCGCTGCGGCGAAAACGCGGTGATGATCTTCCGGTTCGACGAGACGCAAAAGGCGATCACCACGTTGACCTCCAAGAACTTCAACGTGCTGCCGGGGAATAGGCTTTACAGCATGTAG
- a CDS encoding phenylacetate--CoA ligase family protein, with product MFFNEEFETLPREALEALQLKRLKAMVARVEKSVPFYKEALAKAGVTADSIQSLKDLQRLPFTYKQDMRDSYPYNLFAVPMEDIVRIHASSGTTGKPTVVGYTKKDIETWSELMARSFMAAGVHKGDIIHNSYGYGLFTGGLGAHYGAERLGASVIPMSGGNTKKQIMIMQDFGSTVLTCTPSYSLFMAEAAKEEGIDFRDLKLRVGIFGAEPWSEEMRRDIEEKLNLSAVDIYGLSEIMGPGVAIECCQAKKGLHIWEDHFIPEIINPETCEVLPEGQMGELVITTITKEGIPLIRYRTRDITSITYEPCVCGRTHARIARMSGRSDDMLIIRGVNVFPSQIEAILMGVEGVEPHYVLIVERKDNLDTLEVQVEVGENLFSDEIKHLQALSAKIEKQIKEMLGVTCRVRLVEPKSITRSEGKAKRVIDNRNKA from the coding sequence ATGTTCTTCAACGAGGAGTTTGAAACGCTGCCCAGGGAGGCGCTCGAGGCACTGCAGCTCAAAAGGCTGAAGGCGATGGTGGCGCGCGTCGAGAAGTCGGTTCCCTTCTACAAGGAGGCGCTCGCCAAAGCGGGCGTCACCGCGGATTCGATCCAGTCGCTCAAGGATCTGCAGCGGCTCCCCTTCACCTACAAGCAGGACATGCGGGACTCCTACCCGTACAACCTGTTCGCGGTACCCATGGAGGACATCGTCCGCATCCACGCTTCCTCCGGCACCACGGGAAAACCGACCGTCGTCGGCTACACGAAGAAGGACATCGAGACCTGGAGCGAACTCATGGCGCGCTCCTTCATGGCGGCAGGGGTGCACAAGGGCGACATCATCCACAACTCCTACGGTTACGGCCTCTTCACCGGCGGCCTGGGCGCGCACTACGGCGCCGAGCGGCTGGGCGCCTCGGTTATCCCGATGTCCGGCGGCAACACGAAGAAGCAGATCATGATCATGCAGGACTTCGGTTCCACCGTCCTCACCTGCACCCCTTCCTACTCGCTCTTCATGGCCGAGGCCGCAAAAGAAGAGGGGATCGACTTCCGCGACCTGAAACTGAGGGTCGGCATCTTCGGCGCCGAGCCCTGGTCCGAGGAGATGCGCCGCGACATCGAGGAGAAACTGAACCTCTCCGCCGTCGACATCTACGGCCTCTCCGAGATCATGGGACCGGGCGTGGCCATCGAGTGCTGCCAGGCGAAGAAGGGTCTTCACATCTGGGAGGACCATTTCATCCCCGAGATCATCAACCCGGAGACCTGCGAGGTGCTTCCCGAGGGACAGATGGGCGAGCTGGTCATCACCACCATCACCAAGGAGGGGATCCCGCTCATCCGCTACCGCACGCGCGACATCACCTCCATCACCTACGAGCCGTGCGTCTGCGGCAGGACCCATGCCCGCATCGCGCGCATGAGCGGCAGAAGCGACGACATGCTCATCATCCGCGGCGTCAACGTGTTCCCGTCGCAGATCGAGGCTATCCTCATGGGTGTCGAAGGGGTCGAGCCGCACTACGTCCTTATCGTTGAAAGAAAGGACAACCTGGATACCCTCGAGGTGCAGGTTGAAGTGGGCGAGAACCTCTTCTCTGACGAGATCAAGCATCTGCAGGCGCTCTCGGCGAAGATCGAGAAACAGATCAAGGAGATGCTCGGCGTCACCTGCCGCGTAAGGCTCGTGGAACCGAAGAGCATCACCCGCAGCGAAGGAAAGGCAAAGCGCGTCATCGACAACAGGAACAAGGCCTAA
- a CDS encoding indolepyruvate oxidoreductase subunit beta, with protein sequence MSDKVTNIVLVGVGGQGILLAAEILSETFMLAGFDVKKSEIHGMSQRGGSVVSHVRYGKEVFSPMVPEGDGDILFGFELMESYRHLSLLKPGGTVVVNDLCIAPPSVLIGQEQYPADMALKIQDLFPDCLLVDGQNLAIQAGNARAANTVLLGAVSKRLDIEEKYWVEAIEKMVPKKALEVNLKAFQMGRGLK encoded by the coding sequence ATGAGCGACAAGGTAACCAATATCGTCCTGGTGGGCGTTGGTGGCCAGGGCATTCTGCTCGCCGCCGAGATCCTTTCCGAGACCTTCATGCTCGCTGGCTTCGACGTCAAGAAGAGCGAGATCCACGGCATGTCCCAGCGCGGCGGCTCCGTCGTGTCGCATGTGCGCTACGGCAAGGAGGTCTTCTCCCCGATGGTGCCGGAAGGGGACGGCGACATCCTCTTCGGCTTCGAGCTGATGGAGAGCTACCGTCACCTTTCCCTTTTGAAGCCGGGCGGCACCGTGGTGGTGAACGATCTCTGCATCGCGCCTCCCTCCGTGCTCATCGGCCAGGAGCAGTACCCGGCCGACATGGCGCTCAAGATCCAGGACCTTTTCCCGGACTGCCTGCTCGTCGACGGTCAGAACCTCGCCATCCAGGCGGGCAACGCGCGTGCCGCGAACACCGTGCTGCTTGGCGCCGTATCGAAGCGTCTCGACATCGAGGAGAAGTACTGGGTCGAGGCGATCGAGAAGATGGTGCCGAAAAAGGCGCTTGAGGTGAACCTCAAGGCGTTCCAGATGGGGCGCGGGCTTAAGTAG
- the iorA gene encoding indolepyruvate ferredoxin oxidoreductase subunit alpha → MKEILSGNEAIARGAYEAGVKVACAYPGTPSTEILENTVRYKEIDSSWATNEKVALEVGIGASFVGARSLVTMKHVGVNVAADPLFTLSYTGVNGGLVLVCADDPELHSSQDEQDSRNYAKFVKIPMLEPSDSQECLDFTRLAYEISEKYDTPVMLRTTTRISHSKSVVTFGERIGAVKEPKLERNPAKFVMLPGNARGRHYVVEDRTLQLSKDGVSLPINRVEMRGTKMGVITAGISYQHVREALPEASVLKLGMVHPLPFDLIREFASKVDKLYVVEELDPFIEDQVKAIGIPVIGKEIIPICGELTPGRVRKAFGLPENASSTVEKLPGRPPNMCPGCPHRGVFYTLKQLNAYVSGDIGCYTLGFMPPLSAMDTCVCMGASIGMATGAAKVLPPEERKKVVAVIGDSTFLHTGINGLMDMVYNKGAATVIILDNRITAMTGRQENPGSGHTLMNDPTNEVNFELLCKAIGVKNVRTINPLDLDECRTAIAEEMERPETSVIITDKPCVLIKREGVFKPGAPLQVVDDACAGCRACLKIGCPAIEWIPSSGKKGKAHIDPLLCNGCDVCSQLCKFSAIKEAK, encoded by the coding sequence ATGAAGGAAATACTTTCCGGCAACGAAGCCATTGCCAGAGGTGCCTATGAGGCAGGGGTGAAAGTCGCCTGCGCTTATCCGGGCACCCCTTCCACCGAGATACTTGAAAACACCGTCCGCTACAAGGAGATCGATTCTTCTTGGGCCACCAACGAGAAGGTCGCTCTCGAGGTCGGCATCGGCGCTTCTTTCGTTGGGGCCAGATCTCTGGTCACCATGAAGCACGTAGGCGTCAACGTTGCGGCTGACCCCCTTTTCACGCTCTCCTACACCGGCGTGAATGGCGGCCTGGTGCTTGTCTGCGCCGACGACCCCGAACTGCATTCCTCCCAGGACGAGCAGGACAGCCGTAACTACGCCAAGTTCGTTAAAATCCCGATGCTGGAGCCTTCCGATTCCCAGGAGTGCCTCGACTTCACCAGGCTCGCCTACGAGATCTCGGAGAAGTACGACACCCCGGTGATGCTGAGAACCACCACCCGCATCTCGCACAGTAAGTCAGTGGTGACTTTTGGCGAGCGCATCGGCGCCGTCAAGGAACCGAAGCTCGAAAGGAACCCGGCCAAGTTCGTTATGCTCCCCGGGAACGCGCGCGGCCGTCACTACGTGGTCGAGGATCGCACCCTCCAGCTTTCCAAGGACGGCGTCTCTCTCCCCATCAACCGCGTCGAGATGCGCGGCACGAAGATGGGGGTGATCACCGCCGGGATCAGCTACCAGCACGTGCGCGAGGCGCTTCCCGAGGCTTCCGTACTGAAGCTCGGCATGGTGCACCCGCTTCCTTTCGACCTGATCCGCGAGTTCGCCTCGAAAGTCGACAAGCTTTACGTGGTCGAGGAACTGGACCCGTTCATCGAGGATCAAGTTAAGGCGATCGGCATACCGGTCATCGGCAAGGAAATCATCCCGATCTGCGGCGAGCTTACCCCGGGAAGGGTGAGGAAGGCCTTCGGTCTCCCCGAGAACGCGTCCTCTACCGTCGAAAAACTCCCCGGGCGTCCCCCCAACATGTGTCCGGGCTGCCCGCACCGCGGCGTCTTCTACACCCTTAAGCAACTGAATGCCTACGTCTCCGGCGATATCGGCTGCTATACCTTGGGCTTCATGCCGCCTCTCTCCGCGATGGATACCTGCGTATGCATGGGCGCCTCCATCGGCATGGCGACGGGCGCTGCCAAGGTGCTCCCTCCCGAGGAGAGGAAAAAGGTGGTGGCCGTCATCGGCGACTCCACATTCCTCCACACCGGCATCAACGGCCTCATGGACATGGTGTACAACAAGGGGGCGGCGACGGTCATCATCCTGGACAACAGGATCACCGCCATGACAGGACGCCAGGAAAACCCCGGCTCCGGCCATACCCTGATGAACGACCCCACCAATGAAGTGAACTTCGAACTGCTCTGCAAGGCGATTGGCGTGAAGAACGTGCGCACCATCAACCCGCTCGACCTTGACGAGTGCCGTACCGCCATCGCCGAAGAGATGGAGCGCCCGGAGACCTCGGTGATCATCACCGACAAGCCCTGCGTCCTCATCAAGAGGGAAGGGGTGTTCAAGCCGGGTGCGCCGCTGCAGGTCGTTGACGACGCCTGCGCCGGCTGCCGCGCCTGCTTGAAGATCGGCTGTCCCGCTATCGAGTGGATCCCGTCCAGCGGTAAGAAGGGTAAGGCGCACATCGATCCGCTTCTGTGCAACGGATGCGACGTCTGCAGCCAGCTGTGCAAGTTCTCTGCGATCAAGGAGGCAAAATGA
- a CDS encoding phage holin family protein has product MGLIIKWLLNGVAIVITAYLLPGVSLTGFGAALITALVLGLINTFIKPVLMLLTLPLNILTLGLLTFVINALLIMLTSALVSGFTVHGFGWALLFSLVLSIVSYILNVIVL; this is encoded by the coding sequence GTGGGACTCATCATCAAGTGGTTGTTAAACGGCGTAGCGATTGTCATCACAGCCTATCTTCTGCCGGGCGTTAGCCTGACCGGCTTCGGTGCAGCACTCATCACAGCACTGGTTCTGGGGCTTATCAATACCTTCATCAAGCCGGTACTGATGCTGCTCACCCTCCCCTTGAATATCCTCACTCTGGGGCTGCTAACTTTCGTCATCAACGCCTTGCTCATCATGCTGACGAGCGCGTTGGTGAGCGGCTTCACGGTGCACGGCTTCGGGTGGGCGCTGCTGTTCAGCCTGGTACTCTCCATCGTGAGCTACATCCTGAACGTCATCGTCCTCTAG
- a CDS encoding methyltransferase, translating into MDRSSKNRLTPHMLPHFAGDTLFDRLARAVCRAGCLPRKELYEAWEVARRVHRRFRGGRVVDLAAGHGLLAQVLLILDRDISSAVAVDLRIPESAARLAAEVAADWPVAAARFQILQQDLNEVDLSPSDLVVSAHACGALTDLVLRRAVAARCRVAVLPCCHDLLTCDDGSLKGWLDGPLAIDVTRAAWLRSQGYRVYTQTIPGDISPKNRLLMGEPI; encoded by the coding sequence ATGGACCGATCTTCGAAGAACCGTCTCACCCCTCACATGCTGCCGCACTTCGCTGGCGACACCCTTTTTGATCGCCTTGCCCGCGCGGTGTGCCGGGCGGGGTGTCTGCCGCGCAAGGAGCTTTACGAGGCATGGGAGGTGGCGCGAAGGGTGCACCGGCGCTTCCGTGGCGGACGGGTGGTGGACCTCGCCGCGGGACATGGGTTGCTGGCGCAGGTGCTGCTTATCCTTGATCGCGATATATCGTCTGCGGTTGCCGTCGACCTTCGCATTCCGGAGAGCGCGGCGCGCCTGGCCGCCGAGGTGGCCGCCGACTGGCCGGTTGCTGCCGCTCGCTTTCAAATCCTGCAGCAGGATCTCAACGAAGTAGACCTGAGCCCCAGCGACCTGGTCGTTTCAGCCCACGCCTGCGGCGCTCTGACCGATCTAGTGCTGCGACGTGCCGTCGCTGCCCGCTGCCGGGTCGCGGTGCTTCCGTGCTGTCACGACCTGCTTACTTGCGATGACGGCAGCTTGAAGGGGTGGCTCGACGGACCACTCGCCATCGACGTCACGCGTGCTGCCTGGCTCCGCTCACAGGGGTACCGGGTCTACACCCAGACCATCCCCGGTGACATCTCCCCGAAAAACCGCCTGCTCATGGGAGAGCCGATCTAG
- a CDS encoding DUF72 domain-containing protein, which yields MAPGRIRIGTCSWTESSLIESGAFYPHGAGTPKARLKYYSHRFDTVEIESSYYQIPTIEMANAWVSRTPQNFLFHAKAFGALTGHNIAPRRLPEHLRRILPAADQEKEELHLSEPELLKGVAQAMLEALVPLREARKMGFVIFQFPPWFGFSKANLAYLGYCRELMTGIPIAVEFRHGSWFTSHHRDQVFAFLREHKITYITCDEPQYGNLSTAPFHPEATTGIAYLRLHGRSGDSWHGGPPTDEYLYPEQELEEIAQHALRLSETARTTFIMFNNCRCGYAAQNALRMRDHYLRNCE from the coding sequence ATGGCGCCAGGCAGAATCCGCATCGGCACCTGCTCCTGGACGGAAAGCAGTCTCATCGAAAGCGGCGCCTTCTACCCGCACGGTGCCGGCACGCCCAAGGCTCGGCTAAAGTACTACTCCCACCGCTTCGACACCGTTGAAATCGAAAGCTCCTACTACCAGATCCCCACCATCGAGATGGCCAACGCCTGGGTCAGCCGCACCCCGCAGAACTTTCTCTTTCACGCCAAGGCCTTCGGCGCCCTCACCGGCCACAACATCGCCCCCAGAAGACTCCCCGAGCATTTGCGACGGATTTTACCCGCCGCCGACCAGGAGAAGGAGGAGCTGCACCTTTCCGAACCCGAATTGCTGAAGGGGGTGGCCCAGGCGATGCTCGAAGCTTTGGTGCCGCTTAGGGAAGCCCGCAAGATGGGGTTCGTCATCTTCCAGTTCCCGCCCTGGTTTGGCTTCAGCAAGGCGAACCTCGCCTACCTGGGTTACTGCAGGGAACTGATGACTGGAATACCTATCGCAGTTGAATTCAGGCACGGCAGCTGGTTCACCTCGCACCACCGCGACCAGGTCTTCGCCTTTCTCCGGGAGCACAAGATAACCTACATAACCTGCGACGAACCCCAGTACGGCAACCTTTCCACCGCCCCTTTCCATCCCGAAGCGACCACCGGCATCGCCTATCTGAGGCTGCACGGCAGAAGCGGCGACTCCTGGCACGGCGGCCCGCCCACCGACGAGTACCTGTACCCGGAGCAAGAGTTGGAGGAGATCGCGCAGCACGCCTTGCGCCTGAGCGAGACGGCCCGAACGACCTTCATCATGTTCAACAACTGCCGCTGCGGCTACGCCGCCCAAAACGCCCTGCGCATGCGAGACCACTACCTCCGCAACTGTGAATAA
- a CDS encoding tRNA threonylcarbamoyladenosine dehydratase — translation MSHLHRFSRTELLIGPAGLNTLKNATVAIFGLGGVGSYAAEALVRAGIGRLVIVDFDEICLTNVNRQLHAMDGTVGKAKAMVMAERMRLINPQAEIVPYQDFYSAENSDFLLGDGYDYVVDAIDHITSKLHLIRTCRERNIPIISSMGAAAKLDPTKIGVADISQTHKCRMARSVRKLLKKQGIESGVKVVFSTEEYREQEGKDGGCKGNCICPNKDDQRFSCEHRRIILGSVSFIPSIFGLTMAGVVVNDLLAASKE, via the coding sequence ATGTCACATCTGCACCGCTTCTCCCGTACCGAACTCCTCATTGGACCCGCAGGACTCAACACCCTCAAAAATGCAACCGTCGCCATTTTCGGACTGGGCGGGGTAGGGAGCTACGCCGCCGAAGCCCTAGTGCGGGCCGGCATCGGGCGCCTGGTCATCGTCGATTTCGACGAGATCTGCCTCACCAACGTGAACCGGCAGCTTCACGCCATGGACGGCACCGTCGGCAAGGCCAAGGCCATGGTCATGGCGGAGAGGATGCGCCTGATCAACCCGCAGGCGGAGATCGTCCCGTACCAGGACTTCTATTCCGCCGAGAACAGCGACTTTCTGCTGGGCGACGGTTACGACTACGTGGTCGACGCCATCGACCATATCACCAGCAAGCTGCACCTGATCCGCACCTGTCGTGAGAGGAACATTCCGATCATCTCCAGCATGGGGGCGGCCGCGAAACTCGACCCGACCAAGATCGGAGTTGCCGACATCTCCCAGACGCACAAGTGCCGCATGGCGCGCTCGGTGAGGAAACTGCTGAAGAAGCAGGGGATCGAGAGCGGTGTGAAGGTGGTCTTCTCGACCGAGGAGTACCGTGAGCAGGAGGGAAAAGACGGCGGCTGCAAAGGGAACTGCATCTGCCCGAACAAGGACGATCAGAGGTTTTCCTGCGAGCACAGGCGCATCATCCTTGGGAGTGTCTCCTTTATTCCTTCCATCTTCGGACTCACCATGGCTGGTGTCGTGGTTAACGATCTGCTGGCGGCGAGTAAGGAATAG
- a CDS encoding TolC family protein has translation MKRTRNTAVACALTLVLGTAVNASAQPTVNLKLQDAITMAFEKNLDLKVELYNPAMAEADIRRNLGIYDPLLTLGANYQRSNSTNTLTFRPQAIDQVTANAGVSQLLPTGTLLGATVTSGWVNNSTRYYSTALDLTLQQPLLKGFGRENTELAINVSRFTKSETLNAFRTRLSDTIVQVRNDYFKLYNLREILEVRKTSLALAQRILQDDRGRVKAGVLPAYELLNSEFQVATREKEVIDAERAVRDQMDVLRVELQLPAGSEIVLADEPFRSDYAVAEDQALARAMASRPELATQRDVIRINDLQQRVAKNQTLPDLTLNATVGTGGFDRGFLSGLEKTATIDEPTWGVGVQFTYPLGNRAATNDYIRKKLALEQSRTQLESLESGVNRDVKAAIRLVATNFKQLEVTARGKAYAEDRLRAFQKRHDVGLATTKDVFDVENDLVAAKGSQIQALVDYNNAITQLWRVTGEILEREGVQVSETQADPLYEKMK, from the coding sequence ATGAAGAGAACCAGAAATACCGCGGTCGCCTGTGCCCTCACTCTCGTGCTCGGCACCGCAGTCAACGCCTCGGCACAGCCCACCGTCAACCTCAAACTGCAGGACGCCATCACCATGGCGTTCGAGAAGAACCTCGACCTCAAGGTGGAGCTCTACAACCCGGCGATGGCGGAGGCGGATATCCGGCGCAACCTTGGCATCTACGACCCGCTGCTCACGCTCGGTGCAAACTACCAGCGCTCGAACAGCACCAACACCCTGACCTTCAGGCCGCAGGCGATCGACCAGGTGACGGCTAACGCAGGGGTGAGCCAACTGCTTCCGACCGGCACCCTCCTCGGCGCGACGGTAACGAGCGGCTGGGTGAACAACTCTACGCGTTACTACTCGACCGCCCTCGACCTGACCCTGCAGCAGCCGCTGCTCAAGGGTTTTGGTCGCGAGAACACCGAGCTGGCCATCAACGTTTCGCGCTTCACGAAGTCGGAGACCCTGAACGCATTCAGGACCCGTCTAAGCGATACCATCGTCCAGGTGCGCAACGACTATTTCAAGCTGTACAACCTGCGCGAGATCCTCGAGGTGCGCAAGACCTCGCTCGCGCTCGCGCAGCGCATCCTCCAGGACGACCGGGGAAGGGTGAAGGCGGGTGTCCTGCCGGCCTACGAACTGTTGAACTCGGAGTTCCAGGTGGCGACCCGCGAGAAAGAGGTCATCGACGCGGAGCGCGCGGTGCGCGACCAGATGGACGTGTTGCGCGTCGAGCTGCAGCTTCCCGCGGGCAGCGAGATCGTGCTCGCCGACGAGCCGTTCCGCAGCGATTACGCGGTCGCTGAGGACCAGGCCCTTGCCCGCGCCATGGCGAGCCGCCCGGAGCTTGCTACCCAACGCGACGTCATCAGGATCAACGATCTGCAGCAGCGCGTGGCGAAGAACCAGACGCTGCCCGATCTGACCCTGAACGCGACGGTCGGGACCGGCGGCTTCGACCGCGGTTTCCTGAGCGGATTGGAGAAGACCGCGACCATCGATGAGCCTACCTGGGGAGTCGGCGTGCAGTTCACGTATCCACTGGGTAACCGCGCCGCGACAAACGACTACATCCGGAAGAAGCTCGCCCTGGAGCAGTCCCGGACCCAGTTGGAGAGCCTTGAGTCGGGTGTGAACCGCGATGTGAAGGCAGCGATACGACTCGTTGCCACAAACTTCAAACAGCTCGAGGTGACCGCGCGGGGCAAGGCGTACGCCGAGGACCGGCTGCGTGCCTTCCAGAAACGCCACGATGTCGGCCTTGCAACCACCAAAGACGTGTTCGACGTGGAAAACGACCTCGTGGCCGCGAAGGGGAGCCAGATCCAGGCGCTGGTTGATTACAACAACGCGATCACGCAACTGTGGCGGGTGACCGGGGAAATCCTCGAGCGTGAAGGGGTGCAGGTCAGCGAAACCCAGGCCGATCCACTCTACGAAAAGATGAAGTAG
- a CDS encoding ABC transporter permease has protein sequence MTTLWQSLLIALRALRVNKMRALLTMLGIIIGIGAVIAMVAIGSGASKMISDQISSIGSNLLLVLPGSVTSGGMRSGAGGTQTLTYDDARAIKAECPSVGAVAPSVRGSGQVVYGNQNWSTVLFGVTPDMVHVRDWTIVAGRNITQSDVDGATKNCLIGQTVVDNLFGGTDPMGKIIRIKKIPFTVVGILGRKGQSPQGQDQDDVIYVPLRTAQRKLLGSQFPNVVGSIMVQAKDADVLDKAEEEVTELLNQRHRIGPNREVDYTIRNLSELLAVTEQSSKVMSILLGAVASISLVVGGIGIMNIMLVSVTERTREIGIRIAIGAKKRDIMLQFLTEAVLLTTCGGIIGMLLGVAGARIVASLIGWPTLISVNTIIIAFGFSAGVGVFFGFYPARKAASLNPIDALRYE, from the coding sequence ATGACGACCTTGTGGCAAAGCCTCCTCATAGCCCTGCGCGCGCTGCGGGTGAACAAGATGCGCGCGCTGCTCACCATGCTGGGGATCATCATCGGCATCGGCGCGGTGATCGCCATGGTCGCCATCGGCTCCGGCGCGAGCAAGATGATCTCCGACCAGATATCCAGCATCGGCTCAAACCTCCTTTTGGTGCTGCCCGGTTCGGTGACGAGCGGCGGCATGCGTTCCGGTGCCGGCGGCACCCAGACGCTCACCTACGACGATGCCCGGGCCATAAAGGCGGAATGCCCGTCGGTCGGCGCAGTCGCTCCAAGCGTGCGCGGCTCGGGCCAGGTGGTGTACGGCAACCAGAACTGGTCCACCGTGCTCTTCGGCGTCACCCCGGACATGGTGCATGTGCGCGACTGGACCATCGTGGCCGGACGAAACATCACCCAATCCGACGTGGACGGCGCCACCAAGAACTGCTTGATCGGACAGACCGTCGTTGATAATCTCTTCGGCGGCACGGACCCGATGGGGAAGATCATCAGGATCAAGAAGATTCCCTTCACCGTGGTCGGAATTCTCGGCCGCAAGGGGCAATCCCCCCAGGGGCAGGACCAGGACGACGTGATCTACGTTCCGCTGAGGACCGCGCAGAGGAAGCTTTTAGGCAGCCAGTTCCCCAACGTGGTCGGCTCGATCATGGTGCAGGCTAAGGACGCCGACGTGCTCGACAAGGCAGAGGAAGAGGTCACCGAGCTCCTGAACCAGCGCCACCGCATCGGCCCGAACCGCGAAGTGGACTACACGATCAGGAACCTCTCCGAGCTCCTCGCCGTCACCGAGCAGTCCTCGAAGGTGATGTCGATCCTGCTGGGTGCCGTCGCATCCATTTCCCTCGTTGTTGGGGGGATCGGCATCATGAACATCATGCTTGTTTCCGTCACCGAGAGGACCAGGGAGATCGGCATCCGCATCGCCATCGGCGCCAAAAAACGCGACATCATGCTGCAGTTTCTGACCGAAGCGGTGCTTCTGACCACCTGCGGCGGGATCATCGGCATGCTGCTAGGCGTAGCGGGCGCGCGTATCGTGGCGAGCCTCATCGGGTGGCCCACCCTGATTTCGGTCAACACCATCATCATCGCCTTCGGCTTCTCGGCCGGGGTGGGTGTCTTCTTCGGTTTCTACCCGGCGCGCAAGGCCGCGTCGCTGAACCCGATCGATGCCCTGAGATACGAGTAA
- a CDS encoding ABC transporter ATP-binding protein yields the protein MDEVVRLNDVVKIYTMGEERVEAMKGVSFTVNRGEFVSIMGASGSGKSTCMNILGCLDVPTSGSYLLDGVNVGELSADALAEVRNKKLGFVFQGFNLLARTTARQNVELPLVYAQIPAAERKARALEALEKVGLASREGHYSNQLSGGQQQRVAIARALVNRPSIILADEPTGNLDSRTTIEIMAIFQELNRQGITIIMVTHEPDVAEFTSRHIIFRDGLIISDEQFQAKTAVPPAEVDKR from the coding sequence ATGGACGAAGTGGTTCGGCTAAACGACGTAGTGAAGATATACACGATGGGGGAGGAGCGCGTCGAGGCGATGAAGGGGGTCTCCTTCACCGTTAACCGTGGCGAATTCGTCTCCATCATGGGCGCCTCCGGGAGCGGCAAGTCCACCTGCATGAACATCCTTGGGTGCCTCGATGTTCCCACCAGCGGCAGCTACCTTCTGGACGGCGTGAACGTCGGGGAGCTCTCGGCCGACGCGCTGGCCGAAGTGCGCAATAAAAAGCTCGGTTTCGTCTTCCAGGGGTTCAACCTGCTGGCCCGGACTACGGCGCGCCAGAACGTCGAATTGCCCCTTGTTTACGCCCAGATCCCCGCGGCGGAGCGCAAGGCCCGCGCCCTCGAGGCACTGGAGAAGGTGGGGCTCGCAAGCCGCGAAGGGCATTACTCGAACCAGCTCTCCGGCGGACAGCAGCAGCGCGTGGCCATCGCCCGCGCCCTGGTCAACCGCCCGTCGATCATACTGGCGGACGAGCCGACCGGCAACCTCGACTCCAGGACCACCATCGAGATCATGGCCATTTTCCAGGAGCTGAACCGGCAGGGGATCACCATCATCATGGTGACGCACGAGCCCGACGTGGCCGAGTTCACCAGCCGGCACATCATCTTCCGTGACGGCCTGATTATTTCCGATGAACAGTTCCAGGCGAAAACCGCTGTTCCGCCTGCCGAGGTGGATAAACGATGA